The window GTagaatatagaaaatatataggtttttggGTTCAATAGAATTTGTTTCCACTGATTATGTTGGCTATAATGAAACTATTTGCGGCTCATAAGGTTGTGTCTGCACCTTTTAGATTTCTTTCGCAATACTGTTTATGCACACTAGTCATTTATCAGTATGTAACTTTTGAGGTGCAAATTTAAGATATGTAGATTGGATAGTAAGACCTTGTTAAAGAACTTTGTGGGATTTGGCTATATTCTTGCATATATAAAGAGTGATGTGCTTTCAGATGCTCATTGAACAATGCATATTGTTGACTGCAACCCATTTTGGTACAATCCATATGCATCCTGTATGTGTGCACAAATTTCCTTTCCCATCTGAGGCAAGTACTAAACGTGTTTTACAGTGGTTTTCTTAACCTCTTTTTAAAGAGTTTATGTTACACTTTTCCATTAGTTCTTAAGGAAAATATTACTGGGCAAATTTGCGTGTTCTGGAAAAGCCGGTTGTCTTAAGTATTGGTTATATTATGTATGAAGTATGATACAATAGTAATAGGTTATTGCTACATCTTCTACTTGGTATTCAATCTTGTTGACCGTAGCAGGTGCTCTTCAAGTTTTTGTCGGAAAGAGCGTTCGGACTCACAGAAAATGACCCGAGTGTCTTAGATTATCCACCTTCCGTTGTCATGGAACCATTTTTAAGGGCATGATTGAATACCTTTTAAATCCATGTTCTGTTTTTCAATATTCTGGTATGCcaagttttaatctttttatccgGATATTCAACTTAAGTTCCAGGTCTTGAGATTACATCAGGTACAACATAAATATTTGATCATGTTGATGCAGCCAACACTGTTCAAACTTTTTGGTCTTTAACTCATCATGGTTTCATTTTTCATAGATTTCGGAATACAAATAGTTTTGTTGTCTGCACTTAAATGTCTTATTTGTCTTGTGATTATGATTTTATTGAATGGAGTAGAAATTGGTTTCTTTGTAATGTTGTAGATGTGGACATTTTTATTTGTAGTGATATAGACATCATATAGTCTATCATATCTTTTAAGAAATACACTACCAAAACCTTCAATTATAGGAATCAAGTTGACAAGTTGCATATGTTCTAGTGGTTAGGTGTCTATTTCTACACAAGAGGTCTCAGGTAGGAAACTTCCATAAGTAAACATATTGGGAGTGACAATGGAGGTTGTCAGAAACGGTCACGAGCGTTCCTCTAGTGACGACTCGGACATCATAGTAGAAAAGGCTCGCCATCACCAAGTAACCCGGTCATGGAAAACCTCTTGTAAGAGTATGATATTTTAGTTCAAATCTGAGTAGCATTCTGAAAGTAATCAATAAGTTGCTATTATATTTTAACTACTTTTAAGATGGTTTATGTATGTGCCATGACACACATCTCCTATGGATGTCTTTTTGGAATCAGTAGTTCTACTTTTTGCTTGAGGTATATATGTCTAAATCCTACCTCCTTGGTACCCCGTATATGACGAgattgggtattgttgttgCCATGTAAAGGGTATCAAATCACAAAATTCACTATTGTCTAATGCATTCTGGTTATTATAACAGGAAAATACAATACTGATGATACAAATATCTTAACAATAAAAGAATATGGCATTCAAGTAACCTTTAATCTGAAGTAAACTTAATGTGCGCTTGGAATACCACAGAATGAGTATATACCCATTGTGTGCTCCCAATGCCTGAAAGGTCATTCACTTCTCACATAACTACTAACCTTAACTCACATTATTAAATACACCTTAACATTATTAAAATAGACAAAGTGAAACGAAGCTATATCATTATGTACTCATGATACAAAGCAAAAATCAATATCATTGgagtattaatatatataaagtatgctATATGTGTAACAAGTATATCAGGTTCCTATATAAATGCAAAACTCTGCGAAGTAAAACAAGACAGAAATAGCACAAACAGATTGCTCCAAGCTGGCCATTTCTCTTATGGAATATTCGGCTTGGCTTCAAGCAAGTTGCTTAGTTAATTACACcattactaaaatatatatcatgaaaCAATAACCAATTGGTGAGAGCTGAAAATGATCAAGGATTCGGTCAATTTCAATATAAACTATGAATAATTAGGAACAGAATACAACACGGAAAGGATAATTCGGTTTGTAAGAGATCACTCTTTTAAGCGCAAAACAAGAGGCAACACACTTAATATAGATAGGAGACCTAAATCTATCTAACTTGCCTTTGGCCTAATCTCGATACCTTGAACGATTAGATCACCCTTCCAATTTCGTTCTTTCACCTCAACTATGATCATCTTGAGCTCCCTCTCTTCAACTCACCCAACTCAATCTCGAGCCACACATCTAGAAGTAGGAAAGGGGAGTCAAGATAAACCATCTTGGTTAGACTCTCAGCTTGAGAATCGATGCCAATTAAATCAGACAAACTTCAGCAGGATAGTATGTCAAAAAAGCGCGTGGTCTCAATTTGTACACAGGTTAAGCTGCGTAGCAAGTGTCGAATGACAACGTTGAAAGTATTGGTTTTTCAGCCACCCTCAACAAACCTGGCAGTGGAGACAGAACCTTaagttttttaatcattttgtgTATCACCCCAAACGATCGAGAGGTCCTGCGAAGCCAATATGTGGCATTTTTTGCGCTCAACGGGAAGCTTTGTTCATGGACAGGAGAACATACTACATATTCATACAACAATATACTTTGGGGAGTTGAAACATTTGAATAAAACCAACCATATCGTAAAACTTTGTGTTCAAGGTAGAAGATTAGATGTCTTACTGGATTGGGAACTTCATGTCTACTACCTACAGACCAGGATACAACATTtctataatatgtatatttatgacATATACGACAATTTATGAAGCTATTTGAGgcctaaaatataaatttatttggATATAACAAGGACTTTTTACCCAACCTTTTTTTCTCTCCATCCTTTACACCTTGCGAGTTTAACAGATATTCAAATATGTATTCTGTTAAGTCCAGATTTTTCTGGATTGTCTTCGCAGGGTGCACTTTCCCATTGAATTGGAATCATACTTTGGCCTTTTTATTATATGACTTTGTCAATTTCTTGTTGACCTCTCTAACGAGGTTGGATGCTATATATTTCAgtatttcataaatttaaagGTTATACTTTTTCACTTTTCAGGCTGCCTAAGATTGGGCCAAAATTCAAAATGTATTGGGCCCCATTTTCAGTTCTTTTGACTCTCTTGGCCCAAACtaagaaaagagaaaataaattGTCCTTCACATCTGTAGTTAAGCCGAACAAGTGTAACTTATATgtcaatatatctataatacaaAACGTTAATATCAATAATACTCAATCTCGTCATAAGCAAGGTATGAGTTTATACGTATAATTCACATCGAGAGTTTAATCGAACGTTAATTATACTTTTCATAAGTTTAGCTCACAAACTCACCTATCATATCAAACAGAAACAAGTTTTCAAAcctaatttatttgtttaatgcTATTTCTTTGATCTTACCATTAAAGCAACTTTCAAATGGTATAATTGCTACTTAATTGAAGGGTACATATTGAATACAATATATTGGGAAGAGCAATCAAatttgttcaaaaatcaaaagagaGTTTTCCCTTCCAACTTCAAACAAACTCTAAACCAAAAATCAACCCAAATTCAACATCATTAATTTCCACCACCCAAATCTTCATTCTGAATCACTTTCCATGCTTCCCATTGCCTTCAATCCTCTTGGTCTCTGCAAAAGTCAATATACAACTCATTTTACAACATCGTTAAAAATGCTCAATATATTACAAGTAAAAACAGCATCACCAGCAGTTGAGAAAATAAAGACATTTTAACCATTGCTAGTCTAGAATTTGGCTACAAGACTTCCAAATCTATAAGCAAATCCACAACTTCCATCAAAACTCATTGCAAGTTATTAACGGGTCAGGTTTTCATTCAGGGTAGTCGGGGAGGAAGTCTTTTTGACAAATGAGTCGGATACCATCTAAACTCAATCTATACAAAAGTCATATGAGGTTAAGACTTCACCGAAAGAGTTCACAAACCTTCTTATTAGTCTTTTTCTCCCTAACTTCATATCTTTCTTGGCAGAGATCAGATAGCCATGCACCTGGACTTACCAACTGCATTCAATATAGTAACAATAATCAATCAATATATTTCAACTAAACCAATGAATCAAGATAGCCAAAAATTGAGtaattatcaaaaacaaaatgaaaagtgaGATAAAGTGATCTTTACAAGTAAGGTTCTTTGAATAGTCTTGGCTCTTTTCTTAGGCCTTTGAGGAAGTTTACATCCTTTCATAGCCAAAAagtcttcttctttctctttgCTTGATAATGTAGTGTACAGCTTGGGCCAAGTAGACCCTTTGGTCTCCTTCTTGGTTTCCACTGTCAGCACCTTCTTGCTGCTGCTACTCTCTTCAAATCCGCCTCCAGTCGACCCTCGTGTCGTATAATACCGATCTTCTTTTTCAGGTGACGATAATGCCGACATCACTTTCCTGTTTAAAGCCCTAAAACTGATCAGAAAGCAAGAATACAATCCACAAAACCAAAAATCCTTTTTGTGGAAACTTAACAAAGACCCaacaaaaaacacacaaaaaaaggaGAAACCAATTGTACTCTTCATTAAAATCCCACACAAAAGGACTTATAGATGCATTCAACAAAGTGAATGCATATTAAGAAAAAGCACCAaactttatctttttatttgtttctcaAACACAACCCATGTTATCTTTTTGCTTTACAATTAATAACATACCAACAAAAATCTTGAACATCTATTCAAATTCTACAAACAATAAAGGCCTAGTCTTTTCACATCAAAACACATAAGTAGCCCAAAAATTTAACCTAAACATGAAGCTTGAAATCCAGTCTACATCCCACCTCTCACATATGAAGCTTGTAATCAATACATTAAATTTTgaactttaataaaattatgataaactttaacaaaaaattcaaattttttttttactttttacctaTTGAAACGTTGAGGAGATGAAACATGAAGGGGAGGAAGAGAGTCTGGTTCATTTACAACTCTTCTATTAACACGTTGAGATGTGCTTTTTTTCTTCACAACAATTCCATTTCCATTTGATTCTCTCACTTTTTCAAATGTGAGTCTTTTTCTGTTTCCCCACTGTAGCTTATCCATTTTTTACACCAAAGTTTACACCTTTATTTCTGTAAAAAAAAGTGTAACACCTTATTTTAGCCATGAATCCTAAAATTACAACACCAATTGAGTAAAAAAAGTATagagattaaaaataaattatacccAGATGAAGATCTATGATAAAACCAGCATCAAAGCTTTTAAGTCGCCCTGCATTTCAATATTACCAAGAAAATGAGTAAAAAATGTAAAGctcaatgaataaataaatataaagatgaaagaattacaagaacaaaaaaagattgaatatttttattaaaaaaataaaaaaatttattttctcttgaaattaaaaacatatgtaAAATATGCACTTAAGGATTTTTGCTAAAACAAGAAGTAAATCTTTCAAATTAGcctgcattaaaaaaaaaacattaaaatcaatgagaaaaaaaacccaGATGAAGAAAGAATGGGGGATAAAAAAGAGGTTACACAACAACAAagaaagtttcaaactttatctttaaatttcaaGATTTTACATCTTTCTTATGAAAAAAATTGTCTAATTGAGAAGTGAGAACAAAAATTagagaaaaaattataaataacatacCCACTTAAGGATCTATGCTAAAAACAGCCAGAGAGATCTTAAAACTTACCTTGCAttcataaaacaaaacaaaaatattgaaatGAAGGCACACAAGAAACGAAAGGTTAATATGAGGTAAGGATTACAAAGAAGAAcactttttcaaaaatgaagaaacaaaaaaaaagatgatgaaaattatgGGATTTGTTTGAGGATGATTGAATTTAATTTGAGGTTTCaagaaattaaatgatgaaaaatgggttatattttgtaatttaatgccagagaaaatggaatttttTTTGGGTGTGCctcttttttgttgttgtttatgtGAGTTGTGTTTTGAcaagaggaagaagaaggagaAATGGGGGTTGTGTTGTATTGTATGTTCCAATATATTTTTCCATCCTATCGTTGGTTTTGTATCTTTATGGAGTAGTAGTAAAAGTAtagtaattgtatttttattttatttttctttttgaacgtcaattgtattttgtttttcattttcatttttactttattttcaaagtttttgtaGATTAGTTGAGTGAGAACAACGTGGACCATTGGATGTGAAATGGAGGGTTGGATATGGCACTTCTTAGGCTCCAAGTCTTCAACTTGACCTTGGGGCTTGGGGAATGGGAGGGCAGCCTACGGAGCATCTTAGGTCACGGGagataaactttttttaaaattgttaagGTCGTAATATAACATCAGAAAAACCTTACCgtataataataaatctttatatatattatagataagaAAATATTGCTCATGAACAATTATAAgtatctggaaaaaaaaatctaaaagctAAGAGGCTACCCAATACTCATCACTCATCCCTCAAGGACTAATCTTTGTCAGCGTCACATcagaaaaaaaaactccaagGACTAATCCTCCCAAAACACACCCAGTACACTCATCTTTCAAtgactagtcttggacccaccaattatttaattccatcattttatctaaactttacacttttaactctctaaaattataacaaaattcATAACAAAACACATACTTCATTAAAACACACACTTCAAATAAACACATACTTCGCTTTATTTtacaaactaaaacatacatACTAGAATATTAATAGGGAGCAGCTATCTACACACATCAACTGTTTGAAACAAACACTACTGAAACGGctcgttttatgtaaaacgtcGCGTTTATCACcccgttttatataaaacgtcGCGTTTGGCCGGTGTGTGGATAGTAAAAGCTTTAAGGAGGATTACACGTGGTCTGACACATGTGTCAGTAATTACCCCATTTTAAGTACCGTTTAACCTAATACGTAGCGATTTATGTAAAACGGTACCTAAAACGGGGGAATGACTGACATGTGTGTCAAACCATGTGTAATTCCACTCTGTAATTTTACTATTTACACACCAGTTAAAGGCAACGTTTAATATAATATGTGGTAACCAACATggcgttttacataaaacgacACGTTTTGGTAGTGTTTCTATGAACAGTGGACGGTGTATCCCTAGTATCACCCTATTAATAAAGACTAATAGACacacttaataataataaaagtataaaacgtATAACATAACATTACATAAAGgcaataaaaacataatactaACACTCGGAATAGTCCGAGTCCATCGTACTGTCTCCGTCGTTGCGATGAATGTACCGGTATGGTTCAGGAGACCCGGCAGCGTCACCGGGTTGAGGAGATGCGTACTCCTCCCCAAGGCCAGTCTCGTAATCATCAGGACGACCCCCACTGATAGTGTCTTGCCAGAATAATGTGTGGTCTAGAGTGGCAGTTAAAGTGGTAGTGGCAACGGTAAGCTGGAAAATGGTTTGATTCAGCCAATCAATTTTCTGTCAAAGATAAATAAGATACTCATCTTTGATAGCGTTACAAATCCGACCTTCAAGTCGTCCGATTTCGTCGGTGTAATTCGCTTGTTGGATGTGATGCTCTGAATCAAATTGCTAACTTTAGTCTTGTGTTTGTCATCGTCAAGCATGTGACTCAGCATGCCCATTTTTTGCATCACGGACAGTCATGTTTGCCATTGAAAATGTGTTTGTGTATAGCAGAAAGAGAggaatttatgaatatatgaaagactagtataaattttaatggaATGGAAGTGTATATATAGGATTTTAGAAAAGCTAGCCGttgaaggactaaaagtgtcattttttgaacttttttggTCCAAAAGGCCGTTACAAGGACCTGTTTTGCCAACTTTTGAAACTTCATTTTTTATCTTCTTCCCCTATTTAGTCGTTGAGattcaaaaaaaagaaacaagtgtAACAGCTCGTCCCTGCAGGATTAAACACACCGAACGAGTCAACCGCACGAGCGAAAGATGAGTCTCACCCAATGGTGTGGACTCATCCGTCCACCTCGAAGGAGCAAAGGGACGAAGGCATTAGGTGACTTCTAAGTATCAAACTCAAAATTatgtataaaatttataatatcttTAACTAGTTGGACCGAACATTTTTGGCTAAGATGAAATATATCTATCAATTCATCAATGTTCTTCAActtatatttatactaatttTTAAGATCTTCAACGAGttgaaaaaatgtttgtttatatttatagcaAACGAATAAAATCCCCAAGATACCCACAAAATTACGAAATTGTTTTACTTTCCGGCTAAGATTTGTTGTGACCATTAGCAAATCAATATATCtcccaataaatataaatcaaccacttaaattcattttaattaagttaaaaccGTTAGATAAAATAGGAACCGTTAGATAAAATAGGAAAATGATCTTTGTCCGTTGGATTACTTTCTAAGTTTGCACGTGTTGAGTATGACTTATGTCCCCTTTCAACATGCAATACATATTAACTTTAACTATTAACATtattcattattaatattaatatactccgtattaattAAAGCTATATTAGTTACGTTCTTCAGACTTTCAATTCACTAATCTTTATAaaacttattatattatatacctatttatttatgaaaaaaatattagcCATAAAAATACTAACGACAAACAATAATcttttcaaaaaacaaacaataatccCTTGTATCCATCAAGATGATGTCAAGTTTACTCAAATCGAAATAAGGGCATTATTTATAAAGTTCAATGATATTTAAACAAGCATCAAGATATCGTCAACATCATATGTTGCTCCATTTTTCTGGAAACATCATAGTATGTTTTGTTACTAGCCAACTGTCAGCGCGATGCGACGGTGAAATGGTAaaagtgataggtcataaagtgtgatagttCATAAGAGTGATCGATCAAaaaaggtgataggtcataggggtgatCAGTTATGGagtgatctacctgacgggctccaccctcagatttaaaaattcttcgaaagtatattgaataacaattctaatgaaagagtatgaaattttaagaacactcatataattatTCTATATTATCGATGTATAGTtcttaagataaaagattttgaattaattagaggaataaaatgatttatgaatgagagataaaaaataagtggtttagatttgaggagagagatgaaaatgagttgttgagatttaaggttattataggtatatttgatgataattttCAAACTAATTGATAAAAGAGATAAGTAATTTGAGTATATGAGTAtatcaagttcttttttgaaaaaatgagAGGGATAAATGTTTTGTAaggtaatatagatatagatatatgatttaaaacaaaaatagtcTGTTTAATTATagtaaaaatatgtatatatatttataaaaaaaaattacctaaCATATTTGagtaaaatttaataatttacactaaaaatgaaaaaatttgtGTATAGAATTACTAAATGATAAGCCTACTTAGATGGATCATAATTTATATAAAGGGAGAGTGTATATGGGGCTAGTACACACTTAACTTAAATGAAAATctctcacatattattttttattacataaaaaacatgagggttcaattatttatttaaaatattaaaaaattgacaTACGAGGGATTTTTTATCCATGTTAAATGTTGT is drawn from Erigeron canadensis isolate Cc75 chromosome 9, C_canadensis_v1, whole genome shotgun sequence and contains these coding sequences:
- the LOC122582031 gene encoding uncharacterized protein LOC122582031 — encoded protein: MDKLQWGNRKRLTFEKVRESNGNGIVVKKKSTSQRVNRRVVNEPDSLPPLHVSSPQRFNRKVMSALSSPEKEDRYYTTRGSTGGGFEESSSSKKVLTVETKKETKGSTWPKLYTTLSSKEKEEDFLAMKGCKLPQRPKKRAKTIQRTLLLVSPGAWLSDLCQERYEVREKKTNKKRPRGLKAMGSMESDSE